A genome region from Eurosta solidaginis isolate ZX-2024a chromosome 2, ASM4086904v1, whole genome shotgun sequence includes the following:
- the LOC137239236 gene encoding uncharacterized protein isoform X2, which produces MFANKKNIAVVANRLGSINSLCYRKHLNDICGLSNFKKVHTTSTRSNNVSVATLPLPNNIDPAETTRFSPNRTRDITGPVILYQKAQSKIDITTDNTLTAANDFKNRDSVEQDPHIQSYDCFGAVSLNSVMQSNVPTPYGGMHKFSHLNMPGGQWSQEGKFMSNNLHGSHYTNLRKDVRSKWVEYDQDFSIVKKAATATSLKVSTNIMSKLNTMSVQDNRHYCTKIERGKQPTVLTKKEQLKKAFKDYGSTVIVFHVAISLASLGCCYLLVSGGIDIVPILERIGFGSSALTNKITTGASTFVIAYAIHKVLAPIRISITLGATPFIVRFMRSKGYIKPPKI; this is translated from the exons ATGTTTGCTAATAAAAAGAATATTGCAGTTGTGGCGAATCGATTGGGTTCAATAAACTCATTATGCTATAGGAAACATTTAAATGATATTTGCG gtctttcaaattttaaaaaggtACATACAACTTCAACAAGGTCCAATAATGTAAGCGTTGCCACCTTGCCTTTACCCAACAACATTGACCCAGCCGAGACGACTCGTTTTTCACCAAACCGAACTCGTGATATAACTGGCCCTGTAATTCTATATCAAAAAGCGCAATCTAAAATAGACATAACAACAGATAATACATTGACAGCAGCAAATGATTTCAAAAATAGGGACTCTGTTGAACAAGATCCCCATATACAATCATATGACTGCTTTGGTGCAGTTAGCCTGAATTCAGTTATGCAAAGTAATGTACCTACACCATATGGTGGAATGCATAAGTTTTCGCATTTGAACATGCCAGGTGGACAGTGGTCGCAAGAAGGAAAATTCATGTCTAACAATTTACATGGTTCCCATTATACTAACTTGCGCAAGGATGTGCGTTCCAAATGGGTAGAATATGACCAAGATTTCAGTATTGTCAAAAAAG cagcaacagcaacatccCTAAAGGTGTCAACAAATATTATGTCCAAACTTAATACAATGTCAGTGCAGGATAATCGTCATTATTGTACCAAAATTGAAAGAGGCAAACAACCAACTGTGTTAACTAAAAAAGAACAACTAAAAAAGGCATTCAAAGATTACGGATCTACAGTAATTGTGTTTCATGTGGCTATATCTTTGGCATCGCTTGGTTGCTGCTATTTACTAGTTTCTGG AGGAATAGATATCGTACCAATTCTGGAACGTATTGGATTTGGATCTAGTGCGCTGACAAATAAAATTACAACTGGTGCTAGTACATTTGTTATTGCATATGCCATTCATAAAGTATTAGCCCCGATACGTATTAGCATTACATTGGGCGCTACACCTTTCATTGTACGATTTATGCGATCCAAAGGTTATATTAAACcaccaaaaatataa
- the LOC137239236 gene encoding uncharacterized protein isoform X3, translating to MFANKKNIAVVANRLGSINSLCYRKHLNDICGLSNFKKVHTTSTRSNNVSVATLPLPNNIDPAETTRFSPNRTRDITGPVILYQKAQSKIDITTDNTLTAANDFKNRDSVEQDPHIQSYDCFGAVSLNSVMQSNVPTPYGGMHKFSHLNMPGGQWSQEGKFMSNNLHGSHYTNLRKDVRSKWVEYDQDFSIVKKATATSLKVSTNIMSKLNTMSVQDNRHYCTKIERGKQPTVLTKKEQLKKAFKDYGSTVIVFHVAISLASLGCCYLLVSGGIDIVPILERIGFGSSALTNKITTGASTFVIAYAIHKVLAPIRISITLGATPFIVRFMRSKGYIKPPKI from the exons ATGTTTGCTAATAAAAAGAATATTGCAGTTGTGGCGAATCGATTGGGTTCAATAAACTCATTATGCTATAGGAAACATTTAAATGATATTTGCG gtctttcaaattttaaaaaggtACATACAACTTCAACAAGGTCCAATAATGTAAGCGTTGCCACCTTGCCTTTACCCAACAACATTGACCCAGCCGAGACGACTCGTTTTTCACCAAACCGAACTCGTGATATAACTGGCCCTGTAATTCTATATCAAAAAGCGCAATCTAAAATAGACATAACAACAGATAATACATTGACAGCAGCAAATGATTTCAAAAATAGGGACTCTGTTGAACAAGATCCCCATATACAATCATATGACTGCTTTGGTGCAGTTAGCCTGAATTCAGTTATGCAAAGTAATGTACCTACACCATATGGTGGAATGCATAAGTTTTCGCATTTGAACATGCCAGGTGGACAGTGGTCGCAAGAAGGAAAATTCATGTCTAACAATTTACATGGTTCCCATTATACTAACTTGCGCAAGGATGTGCGTTCCAAATGGGTAGAATATGACCAAGATTTCAGTATTGTCAAAAAAG caacagcaacatccCTAAAGGTGTCAACAAATATTATGTCCAAACTTAATACAATGTCAGTGCAGGATAATCGTCATTATTGTACCAAAATTGAAAGAGGCAAACAACCAACTGTGTTAACTAAAAAAGAACAACTAAAAAAGGCATTCAAAGATTACGGATCTACAGTAATTGTGTTTCATGTGGCTATATCTTTGGCATCGCTTGGTTGCTGCTATTTACTAGTTTCTGG AGGAATAGATATCGTACCAATTCTGGAACGTATTGGATTTGGATCTAGTGCGCTGACAAATAAAATTACAACTGGTGCTAGTACATTTGTTATTGCATATGCCATTCATAAAGTATTAGCCCCGATACGTATTAGCATTACATTGGGCGCTACACCTTTCATTGTACGATTTATGCGATCCAAAGGTTATATTAAACcaccaaaaatataa
- the LOC137239236 gene encoding uncharacterized protein isoform X1, protein MFANKKNIAVVANRLGSINSLCYRKHLNDICGLSNFKKVHTTSTRSNNVSVATLPLPNNIDPAETTRFSPNRTRDITGPVILYQKAQSKIDITTDNTLTAANDFKNRDSVEQDPHIQSYDCFGAVSLNSVMQSNVPTPYGGMHKFSHLNMPGGQWSQEGKFMSNNLHGSHYTNLRKDVRSKWVEYDQDFSIVKKEYPTAATATSLKVSTNIMSKLNTMSVQDNRHYCTKIERGKQPTVLTKKEQLKKAFKDYGSTVIVFHVAISLASLGCCYLLVSGGIDIVPILERIGFGSSALTNKITTGASTFVIAYAIHKVLAPIRISITLGATPFIVRFMRSKGYIKPPKI, encoded by the exons ATGTTTGCTAATAAAAAGAATATTGCAGTTGTGGCGAATCGATTGGGTTCAATAAACTCATTATGCTATAGGAAACATTTAAATGATATTTGCG gtctttcaaattttaaaaaggtACATACAACTTCAACAAGGTCCAATAATGTAAGCGTTGCCACCTTGCCTTTACCCAACAACATTGACCCAGCCGAGACGACTCGTTTTTCACCAAACCGAACTCGTGATATAACTGGCCCTGTAATTCTATATCAAAAAGCGCAATCTAAAATAGACATAACAACAGATAATACATTGACAGCAGCAAATGATTTCAAAAATAGGGACTCTGTTGAACAAGATCCCCATATACAATCATATGACTGCTTTGGTGCAGTTAGCCTGAATTCAGTTATGCAAAGTAATGTACCTACACCATATGGTGGAATGCATAAGTTTTCGCATTTGAACATGCCAGGTGGACAGTGGTCGCAAGAAGGAAAATTCATGTCTAACAATTTACATGGTTCCCATTATACTAACTTGCGCAAGGATGTGCGTTCCAAATGGGTAGAATATGACCAAGATTTCAGTATTGTCAAAAAAG AGTATccaacagcagcaacagcaacatccCTAAAGGTGTCAACAAATATTATGTCCAAACTTAATACAATGTCAGTGCAGGATAATCGTCATTATTGTACCAAAATTGAAAGAGGCAAACAACCAACTGTGTTAACTAAAAAAGAACAACTAAAAAAGGCATTCAAAGATTACGGATCTACAGTAATTGTGTTTCATGTGGCTATATCTTTGGCATCGCTTGGTTGCTGCTATTTACTAGTTTCTGG AGGAATAGATATCGTACCAATTCTGGAACGTATTGGATTTGGATCTAGTGCGCTGACAAATAAAATTACAACTGGTGCTAGTACATTTGTTATTGCATATGCCATTCATAAAGTATTAGCCCCGATACGTATTAGCATTACATTGGGCGCTACACCTTTCATTGTACGATTTATGCGATCCAAAGGTTATATTAAACcaccaaaaatataa